In Solanum lycopersicum chromosome 5, SLM_r2.1, the following are encoded in one genomic region:
- the LOC138348892 gene encoding uncharacterized protein, producing the protein MAAPLNLEEGQSAHRHPRFNGHFYSWWKVRMHDYLMAEDSELWDIILDGLFVPRMEVKDGERTITVPKPRQKYDDADRKKIEKGFKAKTLLVCGIGPDEYNRVSACESAKEIWDCSLTAHEGTEQVKESKIDMLTSRYENFKMKEGETIHDMFTKFSSITNELRSLGEPISMTKQVRKVLRILPKFWESKVDAITEAKDLKVLTMDALIGNLKTHEMNRNYDLSKKEIKKDKSLMLKYKSDEDSNDDDDMAYLISRFQKIVRKNKMYKRGTNGTRNAAQGDTCYKCGKCRHFIRECLLLKTENKEHQKHRGDKENRRDLVLGNRDRKAAADMVVKRALAAGGILQVIQKILISQKMCLWLLCMRRKFSSMKFLLSWNTQKMKKRTIRDAMNAELEILTENKVQFEETMARMVSLELNNSELKHQLCQFTEEAEKLNGKPNSLQAEIQEKLKNSEINIRLSFEKNNKLEQDVVKLKEELEKSLKWTKSSKLLSNVTNQSNFNKKGLGSLNVSPTYNPHSMYVFVSDNLLCLHCGKSGHLKNKCVSWKNSCEIYSNYAERQNVQNEKPGPKEPVSTHRFSKKKSVPAPRSFVKKIQSLPYWAKYNLITPLSAYWELKLKWVPKLNK; encoded by the exons ATGGCAGCTCCACTTAACCTCGAAGAAGGTCAGTCAGCACACAGACATcctcgtttcaatggacatttctatagttggtggaaagttagaatgcacGACTATCTCATGGCTGAAGATAGCGAGTTATGGGATATTATACTAGATGGACTCTTTGTTCCAAGGATGGAAGTAAAGGATGGAGAAAGGACCATTACTGTTCCAAAGCCCAGGCAGAAATATGATGATGCTGacaggaaaaagattgaaaagggtttcaaagctaaaactcttctggtctgtgggataggacctgatgagtacAACAGAGTGTCAGCCTGTGAGTCTGCTAAAGAAATTTGGGATTGCTCGTTGACTGCacatgaaggaactgaacaagtcaaagaatctAAGATTGACATGCTCACCTCACGATAtgagaacttcaaaatgaaggaaggagaaactatacatgacatgttcacaaagttttcttctattacaaatgagctgcgaagtttgggtgaacctataagcatgacCAAACAAGTCAGGAAAGTGCTTCGAATTCTTCCAAAGTTTTGGGAGAGCAAAGTTGATGCCATTACTGAAGCTAAAGACTTGAAGGTGCTGACCATGGATGCCTTGATTGGCAATCTTAAAacacatgagatgaatcgaaACTATGATTTGTCAAAAAAGGAAATCAAGAAGGACAAAtcattgatgttgaagtataaatcagatgaagattcaaatgatgatgatgatatggcatatctcatcagtagatttcaaaagattgtgagaaagaacaaaatgtataaaagaggaacaaatgggACTCGAAATGCTGCTCAAGGAGATACttgctacaagtgtggaaaatGTAGACACTTCATCAGAGAGTGTCTTTTGCTCAAGACTGAAAACAAGGAACATCAAAAACACAGGGGTGACAAAGAAAAcagaagggacctggtacttgGAAATAGAGATCGTAAAGCTGCTGCTGATATGGTTGTCAAAAGGGCTCTTGCTGCAGGGGGGATTcttcaagtgattcagaagatcCTGATAAGCCAAAAGATGTGTCTATGGTTGCTCTGCATGAGGAGGAAATTTTCTTCAATGAAATTTTTGCTCTCATGGAACacacagaaaatgaagaagaggacaatCAG AGATGCCATGAATgctgaacttgaaattttaactgaaaacaaagttCAATTTGAAGAGACAATGGCAAGAATGGTGTCTCTAGAGTTAAATAATTCTGAACTTAAGCATCAGTTGTGTCAGTttactgaagaagctgaaaagctGAATGGAAAGCCAAACAGTTTGCAagctgaaattcaagaaaaattgaaaaactccgAGATAAATATCAGATTATCATTTGAAAAGAATAACAAATTAGAACAGGATGTTGTGAAACTTAAGGaggaacttgaaaaatctcttaagtggACCAAATCCTCAAAACTGTTGTCAAATGtgacaaatcagagtaatttcaataagaaaggactaggaagtCTGAACGTAAGTCCTACTTATAATCCTCACAGTATGTATGTGTTTGTGTCTGACAATCTGTTGTGTCTGCattgtggtaagagtggacaTTTGAAGAATAAGTGTGTTAGCTGGAAAAACTCATGTGAAATATACTCTAATTATGCTGAAAGACAGAATGTACAAAATGAGAAACCTGGTCCTAAAGAACCTGTCTCAACTcacagattttcaaagaaaaaatctgtTCCTGCTCCTAGGTCCTTTGTTAAAAAGATTCAAAGTCTACCATATTGGGCCAAGTACAATCTGATCACTCCTTTGTCTGCCTACTGGGAACTCAAgctgaaatgggttcccaagcttaacaagtga